The Photobacterium sanguinicancri genome includes the window GCCGCGCAGAAATGTTAGCTGAACTTATGCGTTACCGTCATGGCATTGCGATTGCAGGTACGCATGGTAAAACGACCACGACAGCGCTAGTGACGCAGATTTATTCAGAAGCAGGATTAGATCCAACGTTTGTTAACGGTGGATTAGTGAAAAGTGCAGGAACGAATGCACGTTTAGGTTGCAGCCGTTACTTGATAGCAGAAGCGGATGAAAGTGATGCTTCTTTCTTGCACCTGCAGCCAATGGTGAGTGTTGTCACTAATATTGAAGCTGATCATATGGAAACGTATGGCGGTGATTTTGAAGTCTTAAAACAGACGTTTATCGACTTCCTGCATAATTTACCGTTTTATGGCTTGGCCGTAGTGTGTATCGATGATCCTGTGGTACGTGAATTATTGCCACGTATTGGTCGCCAAGTGATTACCTATGGTTTTGCTGACGATGCCGATGTGCGTCTACTGAATTATCGTCAAACAGGCCAACAAGGGCATTTTACGATTGCACGCCAAGGCAAACCGAGTCTTGATATTACCTTGAATGTTCCTGGTAAACACAATGCCTTGAATGCGACGGCTGCAGTTGCTGTTGCGACAGAAGAAGGCGTTGATGATAGTGCGATTATTCGCGCATTAGTTGAATTCCAAGGCACTGGTCGTCGTTTTGATCACTTAGGTGAGTTCGAGAGCGGGAATGGCAAGGTGATGCTAGTCGATGATTACGGTCATCATCCAAGCGAAGTTGATGTCACTATTCAGGCAGCTCGCGCCGGTTGGGAAGATAAGCGCTTAGTGATGATCTTCCAACCGCATCGTTATAGCCGCACCCGCGATTTGTACGAAGATTTTGCGAATGTGCTTGAGCAAGTTGATGTATTGGTGATGTTAGATGTTTACTCTGCTGGTGAAACGCCGATTGCAGGGGCTGACGGCCGCGCACTGTGTAGAACAATCCGTGGTCGAGGCAAAATAGACCCTATTTTTGTTCCAACTATTGAGGCGCTACCTGCCGCTTTAGCAAATATTATTGCTGAAGATGACTTGGTGCTGACGCAAGGTGCTGGTGATGTGGGTAAAGTAGCCCGCCAACTAGCAGAAATGCAGCTAAATGTTGCAACCATGCGTGAAGCGTGATTTTTAGCGCATATAACTGAGAATGTAGACCTTTTTATTGCAAAGTTTTCATCATTGAAATAGATATGAACTCAGAGTCGGCATTAAATTAACCAACAAATGTTGGAGAGTTACGGCTTGGTCGGTATAATCGACCAACTTTGCTCAAAAATCATTTATTCAAGTTGAATTAGCGTGTCGAGCATAGGTCTACACATTAATAGGTAAGGTTTTTGGCGAAATGACGGACGTAGTCAAAAAAAGCGTATTTTTAGCTTCGCCGCTACCCACTAAGCATTTAGGGGGCGTCGCTTTTTTTATTGCCGTTATCGTGTTTATTGCATGGTTGCTGAGTGCTGCATTGAGCTGGATGACAGATGCTAATCGTCTCCCGCTTTCGCAGCTCATCATCCAAGGTGAGTTAAAGCATTTAACCACCAATGATGTTCGGCAAGCCATTTTGCAGCTCGACCATTTGGGTACATTTATGACCCAAGATATTGAAAGTCTGCAAAGTGCTTTGGAATCTCTACCTTGGGTTGCCCATGCGTCAGTGCGAAAGCAGTGGCCAGAAACGGTAAAGGTTTATTTGCTAGAACATCAACCTGCAGCCATTTGGAATCAGGATAATCTGGTCAATATGAACGGTGAGGTGTTTTATGCTGATGCCAATCAGGTAGCTGACTTAGCATTAGTGCACTTATCTGGACCTGATGGCAGTAGCCAGCAACTCTTAGCTGCATTGGATGAAATGCAACCAAGGTTACAGCTTGCGGGCTTTGAAATTGATACGCTTATCTTAAATGAACGCCGAGCTTGGCGTGTTGAGTTAACTAATGGTATTCGGTTAGAGCTAGGTCGAAAAACACGAATGGAGCGTTTAGAACGTTTCATTAGCTTATACCCTGAGATAGAAATGCAGGGTAAAGCAATAGAGTACGTAGATTTACGGTACGATATTGGTGCGGCTGTAGGCTGGAAAACGATACCGAAAGAATAAGAGCGTGCGCGAATGACTAAGGCAACAGATAAAAAACTCATAGTTGGCCTTGATATCGGTACTTCCAAAGTTTGTGCTTTGGTTGGGGAAGTGCTGCCAGACAGTAATGTCAACGTTATTGGTGTTGGTAGCAGCCCGTCTCGCGGTATGGACAAAGGCGGAGTCAATGATCTTGAATCTGTCGTTAAGTCTGTTCAGCGCGCTGTCGATAAAGCGGCTTTGATGGCAGATTGTGAAATTGATTCAGTCTACTTGTCGCTATCTGGCAAACATATTCGTTGCCAGACAGAAAAAGGCATGGTGCCTATTTCTGACAAAGAGGTAACGCAAGATGACGTCGATAGTGTTATTCATACGGCGAAATCAGTAAAAATTAGCGATGAACATCGAACTTTACATGTAATTCCTCAGGAATTTGCTATTGATTATCAAGAGGGAATTAAAAATCCTGTTGGTTTATCTGGCGTTCGGATGGAAGCGAGTGTTCATTTGATTACCTGTCACAACGATATGGCGCGTAACATTGTTAAAGCGGTAGAGCGTTGTGGCTTAAAAGTGGATCAACTGATCTTTTCCGGTTTAGCGGCAAGTCATGCGGTATTAACCGCAGATGAGCGTGAACTGGGTGTCTGCGTAGTCGATATTGGCGGCGGCACTATGGACATAGCTTTCTGGACTGGCGGTGCTTTACGCCATGCAGAAGTGATCCCTTATGCGGGTAATGTTGTCACCAGCGACATTGCTTATGCTTTCGGTACACCTCCGGGTGATGCTGAAGAAATTAAAGTTAAATATGGCTGTGCACTCAGCGAGTTAGTTAGCAAAGACGCCAAGGTTGATGTACCTAGTGTTGGTGGCCGACCATCGCGTAGCTTGCAGAGCCAGACCCTAGCGGAAGTGATTGAACCTCGCTATAGCGAATTATTAGGTTTAGTTAATCAGAGGCTAGTAGAGATCCAAGAACAATTGCGTAATGCGGGCGTAAAACACCACTTAGCAGCAGGCATTGTTTTAACGGGTGGCGCGGCACAAATTGAAGGGCTTAATGAGTGTGCGGAACGTGTGTTCCAAAACCAAGTCCGAATTGGCCAACCACTTGAGCTAAGTGGATTAACAGATTATGTGCAAGCACCGCATTATGCGACAGCAGTGGGTTTGCTGCACTACGGAAAGGATAATCAATCGTTTAACGATAGCGAAGTAGAGCCAAAACGTTCAGTTTCGGGTTTATTTTCTAAAGTGAGCGGCTGGTTTAAAAAAGAATTTTAAAACCTGATGCGAACAGGAATAACGGAGAGAACAAATGTTTGAACCGATGATGGAAATCTCTGACGAAGCGGTAATCAAGGTCATTGGCGTTGGCGGCGGCGGCGGTAATGCTGTCGATCACATGGTTCGTGAATCAATTGAAGGTGTTGAGTTCATCACCGTTAATACCGATGCACAAGCACTGCGTAAATCGAGTGTAAGCACTGTGATTCAAATCGGTGGCGATATCACTAAAGGTCTAGGTGCGGGTGCAAACCCACAAGTAGGTCGTGATTCGGCGCTGGAAGACCGTGAAGCTATCAAGAATGAACTGCAAGGTTCAGACATGATCTTCATTGCGGCAGGTATGGGTGGCGGTACTGGTACTGGTGCGGCTCCAATCATTGCTGAAGTGGCAAAAGAACTGGGTATTCTTACAGTAGCGGTGGTGACTAAACCATTTAGCTTCGAAGGTAAGAAACGTATGGCATTTGCAGAGCAGGGCATCGAGGAGCTTTCTAAGCACGTCGATTCTCTTATCACAATTCCAAACGAGAAATTACTGAAAGTTCTTGGCCGTGGTATCACGCTACTGGACGCTTTTGCGAAAGCAAATGACGTGCTTAAGAATGCGGTTCAAGGTATTGCTGAGCTAATTACACGCCCCGGTATGATCAATGTCGATTTCGCTGATGTACGTACAGTGATGTCGGAAATGGGTCATGCAATGATGGGTAGTGGTATGGCTGTCGGTGATGATCGTGCTGAAGAAGCGGCTGAAATGGCTATTTCTAGCCCGCTACTTGAAGATATTGATCTTGCTGGTGCTCGTGGTGTTCTTGTTAACATTACAGCAGGCATGGATATGCGTCTTGATGAGTTTGAAACTGTGGGTAACACAGTGAAAGCATTCGCATCAGATAACGCAACCGTTGTTATCGGTACGTCACTTGATCCTGAAATGACAGACGAACTACGCGTAACTGTTGTTGCGACAGGTATTGGTAAAGAAAGTAAGCCAGATATTACATTGGTGACAACCTCTAAACCTGCGCCTGCTGTTGCCTCTTCACAAGAGAAGGCTGCAGTATCTGCGATTGAAGAACAGCCTAAAGCGGCTCCTTTAACGCAAAGCAACTCTGTTGAATCGCCAGCATCGTCGTCATCTTCTGCGGCTACAGCGCCAAAAGCGTCACCGCAAAGTGAACATGACTACCTTGATATCCCTGCGTTTTTACGTCAGCAAGCTGATTAAACAACGTAAATTGTTTGGGATATGACCAGATGAGTGGTAACATCAGCCCCCATTGCCTATTATGTGATAGGGCAGTGGGTGTTTTTGGCTTTCATAAGTTGAGAGAAATTAGATGATCAGACAACGTACATTGAAAAGCATTGTCCAAACTACTGGTGTGGGTCTCCACTCTGGTCGTAAAGTCACGCTTATTCTACGCCCTGCTGCGGCGAATACGGGTGTGATCTATCGTCGTACTGACTTAAATCCACCAGTGGATTTTCCTGCTAATGCAGACTCGGTGCGCGATACTATGCTGTGTACAGCCCTTGTGAATGACGAAGGCGTACGTATCTCAACCGTTGAGCACTTAAACGCTGCGCTTGCAGGTATGGGTATCGATAATGTGATTATCGAAGTAGATGCGCCTGAAATTCCTATTATGGATGGCAGTGCGAGCCCATTTATTTACTTGCTACAGTCTGCAGGTATCGACACGTTGAATGCGCCAAAACGCTTTTTACGTATCAAGAAAACTGTTCGCGTAGAAGATGGCGATAAATGGGCAGAGTTACGTCCATATAACGGTTTCCGTTTAGACTTCGCTATTGAATTCAATCACCCTGCGATTGATTCTGAACAGCAGCGTTTATTGTTAGATTTTTCTAGCCAATCATTCGTAAAAGACATTAGTCGTGCACGTACTTTTGGTTTCATGCACGATATCGAATACCTACAATCGCAAAACTTATGTTTAGGCGGTAGTTTCGATAACGCAATTGTATTAGACCAGTACCGTATTCTTAATGAAGACGGTCTGCGCTTTGATAACGAGTTAGTGACACACAAAGTATTGGATGCCATTGGTGACCTTTATATGTGCGGTCACAATATTGTGGGTGAAATGGCTGCATATAAGTCAGGTCACGCATTAAACAATAAACTATTGCGTGCAGTGTTAGCTGATCAAGAAGCTTACGAGTGGACAACCTATCAAGATGAGAAAGATTCACCCGTTACTTTGGCTCAGCCTGGTATGGTATTAGCGTAATACGTTAATTCTTTTCATCGAACGAATTTAAAAACGCCAGACATTGTCTGGCGTTTTTGTATCTGTTGTTTGTGATTATTTTTAATAGCTAAACACGGCTTAAATTATTCTGACTGGCGACGTTTAGCTAATGCAGCAATGCGCTCTAACCGAGCTTTTACTTTATCTGGTGCGTGCTGAGCGGTATAGAGTAGATAACCAGCAGCTTTTTCTGTAATGGGTTTTCGTACTATATCCGGTAATTTTTGTTGTTTACGTTCAGCATCAGCGGCGAGGTTGGGGTTAACCTTGATATCAATTTGTATAAGCTGTGGCAGTAAATGCTCTCGTAGCTTATTTATCAAACTATTTCTTTCAAAGTTTAGGCGCATTGACCAACTGGCCGATGAAACTTCAATGATCAGTGTTTGCTGACGGTAATTACTGACACGGCAATGGGCTGCACAATTTAAGTGCTGTTTAACGGCTTCATTTAATTTAGCCAGTGCTACGGCACGTTGCTGGATATTGCCAAGTGTGGAGTCATCCAATAGGTGAGCCGGTGTTTGTGGGCGATGATCTCTCATAACTCTCGCTTAAATATCCGTTATTAATAATAGAATAAATGCCACTATTGTGGGCTGACACCTAATTTTCGCATATGAAAAACTAGACTCCAGCTTTAACCATAGGCGACTTAAGTATTATGGCTTATTATATCATTCAAGTGGGTTGGCGGGGACGCTAGTATCAAGGCTTTGCTTGGTTAATATTTTCGTTTTGTGGGGATATCTACTTCGGTGTTTAACCTATAGAATGACTTTGTTTGACTGTGCCCCTTGAAACTGAAATAAAGTGCCACAATATCCAATAGTAAGCATTAACTTGGCCTTATTTGCTGCACATTGTGCACGGCTCTGTTGAGTAGGGATAGGATATCCCTGTGACAACCTGATCCTTTGATTCAGAGGCCTATTGCGCTGAATCTACATAACTTAGAGAAACGGCATCACCATGTTATCAAAACTACTGACAAAAATTATCGGTAGCCGTAACGACCGCACTCTGCGTCGTTTGCGCAAAATCGTCGATCAAATCAATAAATTAGAACCTCAATTTGACAGCCTGTTAGATGAAGAGCTTAAGGCCAAGACGGTCGAGTTCCGTGAGCGTATCGAACAAGGTGAAAATCTAGACCAACTACTACCAGAAGCATTTGCTACTGTTCGCGAAGCATCAAAACGTGTATTCGGTATGCGTCACTTTGATGTTCAGCTCATTGGTGGCATGGTGTTGAACAACTGCCAGATTGCAGAAATGCGCACTGGTGAAGGTAAAACGCTAACAGCAACACTACCAGCCTACCTTAATGCTCTAACGGGTAAAGGCGTTCACATCGTTACAGTGAATGATTACCTAGCGGCACGTGATGCCGAAACAAACCGCGCACTATTTGAATTCCTAGGTATGACTGTTGGCGTTAACGTGCCAAACATGCCGCCTCAAGCGAAGAAAGAAGCGTACCAAGCGGATGTACTTTACGGTACAAATAATGAGTTTGGTTTCGATTACCTGCGTGACAACATGGCATTCCGTCCGGAAGATCGTGTTCAACGTGAGCGTTTCTTTGCGGTTGTCGATGAAGTGGATTCCATCTTAATCGATGAAGCGCGTACGCCATTGATTATTTCAGGTCCAGCCGAAGACAGCTCTGAGCTTTACACTAAGATCAATACATTGATCCCTCTGTTAGTGAAGCAAGATAAAGAAGACAGTGAAGAGTACCGCGGTGACGGCCACTACACAGTCGACGAAAAATCGAAGCAAGCGCATTTAACTGAAACAGGCCAAGAGTTTGTTGAAGAGCTACTACAAAAAAATGGCTTGATGGAAGAAGGTGATACGCTTTACTCCCCTGCCAACATTAGCTTGCTACACCACGTGAACGCGGCTCTGCGTGCTCATGTGCTGTTTGAACGTGATGTTGATTACATCGTAAAAGATGATGAAGTCATCATCGTCGATGAGCATACTGGCCGTACTATGCCGGGTCGTCGCTGGTCTGAAGGTTTGCATCAAGCTGTTGAAGCAAAAGAAGGTGCAAAAATTCAGAACGAGAACCAAACTCTCGCTTCTATTACTTTCCAGAACTTCTTCCGCTTGTACGAAAAACTGTCTGGTATGACAGGTACGGCTGATACTGAAGCATTCGAATTCAAGTCAATCTACAACCTTGAAACCGTTGTAATGCCAACCAATAAGCCAATGATCCGTGATGACATGGGTGATTTGGTTTACATGACTGAGCAAGAAAAATTTGGCGCGATTGCTGAAGATATCAAAGAACGCGTAGAGAAAGGTCAGCCAGTGTTGGTTGGTACAGTTTCGATTGAAAAATCAGAACTGCTATCTAATGCATTGAAAAAAGAAGGCATCAAGCATGAAGTGCTTAATGCTAAATTCCATGAAAAAGAAGCTGATATTGTTGCGAATGCTGGTCAGTCAGGTGCGGTAACTATCGCAACTAACATGGCAGGTCGTGGTACCGATATCGTATTGGGCGGTCACTGGCAGAGTGAACTTGCGCAGATAGAAGAGCCAACTGAAGCGCAAATTGCCGACATTAAAGCGAAGTGGAAAGTACGCCACGATGCTGTACTTACGTCGGGCGGTTTACATATTATTGGTACTGAGCGTCATGAATCTCGCCGTATCGATAATCAGCTACGCGGTCGTTCTGGTCGTCAAGGTGATGCGGGCTCATCTCGTTTCTACTTGTCGATGGAAGATGGCCTGATGCGTATTTTCGCTTCAGATCGTGTTTCTGGCATGATGAAAAAACTGGGTATGGAAGAAGGCGAAGCGATCGAGCACCCTTGGGTGACTAAGGCTATCGAGAACGCACAACGTAAAGTTGAAGGCCGTAACTTCGATATTCGTAAGCAATTGCTTGAGTTTGATGACGTTGCCAATGATCAACGTAAAGTGGTTTATGAGTTGCGTGATGAATTAATGAATGCTGAAGATATCAGCGACATGATTTCACAAAACCACCATGACGTACTAACGTCAGTCTTTGAGCAATATGTGCCAGCACAATCACTTGAAGAAATGTGGGATATTCAAGGCCTTGAAGAGCGTCTAAAAGCAGACTTCGATCTAGCGTTACCTATTCAGGAATGGCTAGATAGCGAAGAGAAGCTTTACGAAGAAGCGTTACGTGAGCGTATCATCGAGCAAGCTGTTGCTATTTACCAACAGAAAGAAGAAGTTGTAGGTGCGCCAGTACTACGCAACTTCGAGAAAACGGTAATGCTGCAAAACCTCGATATGTTGTGGAAAGAACACTTGGCGGCGATGGATCATCTGCGTCAAGGTATCCACCTACGTGGTTACGCCCAGAAAAACCCGAAACAAGAATACAAGCGTGAATCTTTTGAGTTATTTGAAGAGATGCTTGAAAGCCTGAAATCGGACGTGATTGCGATTCTGAGCCGTGTACGTGTTCAACAGCAAGAAGATGTTGATCGTATTGAAGAAGAACGTCGTCAACAAGCTGAAGAGCTTGCTCGTCGTCAGCAATTCCAGCATCAAAATGCGGAAAATCAAATTGCAGATGAAAGTACGAGTGATGAAGAAGGCGCGGGCACTTTCCAGCGTGAAGAGCGTAAAGTGGGCCGTAACGAGCCTTGCCCATGTGGTTCAGGTAAAAAATACAAACAGTGTCACGGTAAAATCAATTAATTGATAAACTATGCTCACTAAAAAGAAAAGGTCGCTGATGCGGCCTTTTTTATAAATATAAAATAGCGATCTTCAGCTAGAGAAGAGAGCAATGGAACAAAGAGAAGTCAGAATGGATAAGCAACAACTATGGATCTCGGCAGGGATCATTCTTAATGCTCAACAAGATAAAGTGTTTATTACTCAGCGTGCGGCTAAAGCCCATCAAGGTGGATTCTGGGAATTTGCTGGCGGAAAAGTAGAGCAGAATGAAACGGCTGAGCAAGCAGTGATCCGTGAGCTTCATGAAGAGGTGGGGATCGATGTGACTGAGTTAGTGCATTTTCTTTCTTTGGCTCATGATTACCCTGATAAGTCGCTTAAGTTTGATTTCTTTTTGGTGACGGATTTTGTTGGTGATGCTTATGGCAAAGAAGGTCAGCCGGGTAAATGGGTTGATATTTCTGCATTGAATCCTAATGATTTCCCTGAAGCCAATGCTGTTGTACTTGATAAGTTGCAGCTGCGTGTAATGAGCTAATACTGCGTTATATAAGTAGTTGATGACTCTTGTTGGTTAAAATTACCGAGAGCGATGTTGTAGCTTTCGTCGTTAATGTACTCGCTTGATGTCAATTTCAGCTAAAAGAAAAGGCGCATCATGCGCCTTTTTTTACGTATCTTAATCGATAATTAATAGTTCATATCTTCTGACCAGCCATCAGAGTCTGATAAATCTGGTGCACCAGGAATAGCTTTTTCTTCTTCTGCCCATTCACCTAAATCAATTAATTGGCAACGCTTAGAGCAAAATGGACGATAGGCACTTTTTTCATTCCATTCTACATCTGCTTTACAAGATGGACATTTAACAATTGTCGGTGCGCTTGGTTGTGACACGGGCTGACCTCAGCAAATAGCAAGTTTAAATTCAATGGTATCGGCAATCGGTGCACCATCCTCAAATGGGATGAAGCGGATCGAAAAGCGATTACGATGCCCTGATATCATAGGGTATACACCGTAGCTCGGGCAAATTTGAATGCGCAATAAACATGCATCATCGGCATCGTGCTGAAAGAACCCACCACGAGCGACCTGCGGTTGAAATTGACCTTGTTCACGCGTTAGGCGTAACCAAAGCAGTAAAGCATTGGATATCTCAGATATTGCCTCTAGCCAATTGGTCATATCGCTTTGCTTGTGTACCAAGGGTAAATGCAGCCAATGGTGCAGTGCGGGTAAATCAAAGCAGCAACTACCACCCGGGATTGAAAAGCGTTGCTTGATCCCACAAAGAAAGCGATCGTTACGTAATTCTTGACCTAAACGTGATGCTGTCATCAGCTGGCGTTGCATTAGCTCGAGTTTATCCAGTAGCGTTAAAAGGGCTTGTTGGTCAACCCCTGGTACATCTAGCCAACGCTTAAGCTTGCTCGCTTGGTGGGTCAAATCTTTCGCTAACTCTGCTTTAAGCTGAATTTGCTCTAGGATCTCTAATAAATCAAACAGTGCTCGAAAGAATATTTGGTGTTGCCAGTGATCCGTTTTTTGGCAAGAAGACTGCATCTGGCGAATGAGGTATTCCAGTCGCAGGTAAATTCGCACTTTTTCGTTGAGCGGATGTTCAAAATTATTTGTCTGCATAAGGTCGGTCATCTGCTGAGTTATCCATAACGTATTAAAGCGTTATTGGTAACGTTGGCTCAATTCGAGATAGTGATGATGCAATTGCGCCACTTTATCGGGTAAGGCGCTGCTATCACCATTATTACTAATAATGTCATCGGCTGCGGCGTTGCGCTCTTTCCTTGAGGCTTGCGCGGCCAATATGTTTTTTACTTGCTCTTCGCTAACGAGATCGCGCTGTAAAGTACGTTCAATTTGCACGGACTCTTCTACATCTACGACCAATAAACGGTGAGCTAAAGACTGTAAGTTATTCTCAACCATTAGCGGAATAACCAGTAAGCAATAGGCTGATTGGCTATTATCTATTTTCGTCAGCATGCGTTGACGAATTAAGGGGTGTAACAGTTCATCTAACCAGCTTTTTAATCGTGGTTGAGAGAAAATTAACTCTCTTAACTTACTACGGTTTAATTGGCCGTCTGTCAGTAAGATGTCAGCACCAAGTTTTAGTTCAATGGCAATTAACCCTTCGCTGCCAGGTTCAACAACTTCACGTGCAATTACATCTGCATCAATAAGATCAATACCATATTGGGCAAATAGATTTGCAACTGTGGTTTTACCACTGCCAATGCCACCGGTAAGGCCTACAACCATCGTCATTTTTACAGTCCTAAGTAGCTTGTCAGATACCAATCAATAATCTGGGTTCCCCACAGCATGCTGACCCAACCCGCCATTGCTAGGTAAGGGCCAAAGGAGAATGGTGCTTGGGTATCTGATTTCTGAATTTTCATTAAGATAATGCCACAGATTGCACCAATTAACGAAGATAGTAAGATCACAAAGGGTAATGATTGCCAACCTAACCATGCACCAAGTGCCGCAAGTAGCTTGAAATCACCGTATCCCATCCCTTCCTTACCGGTCAGTAGCTTAAAGCACCAGTACAAACTCCAAAGTGACAGATAACCAAACATGGCGCCAATCAGGGCGTCTTCAATGGAAACCGGACTTATTCCTAACACCGCCAGCATTAAGCCTGCCCACATGAGTGGCAGGGTGAGTTGATCAGGTAGCAGCATTTTATCGATATCGATAAAAGTTAATGCGATTAAAGTGAAAGTGAAAAAGATCACTGCGATCGACCATTCTGATGGTGGTAGCAGTAAGGCCACCGTTGCTGTCAATGCGGCTGTGAGTAATTCCACTAAAGGATAGCGTGCACTGATAGGGTGCTGGCAGTGGCGGCAGCGGCCTTTTAGCCACAACCAACTGAATATCGGAATATTATCTTTCGCCGTAATGAGCTCGCTACAGTTTGGGCAGCGTGAGCGCGGTACACTCAGGTTGAATGCCGGTTGTTTTTCCGCTGTTTTGTCTTTTTCTTCACCAGTACCATCACCTTGTTGAAACTCAGGGAAACAGTCAATACAGTCACGTTTCCACTCACGTTCCATCATGATGGGTAAACGGTAAATCACCACATTTAAGAAGCTGCCGATTAATAAGCCGAAAAGGGCGGCGAATGCAGGGTAAAGCCAAGGGTAATAAGTCAGCAGTTCCATGATGAAATCTCTAGTCAATCTATGAGGTTATTGTAACGTGAACGCGAGGAGGATCGCGAGTATTCAAGGCGTTAGCATCAATATACTCGCAAGTTAGGTCGAAAGTGTTAGCGAAGGCGTTAGCCCATAACACTCATCAGGGTGAATATTGGCATATACATAGCTACTAATAGTCCACCGATGAGCCCACCAAGGATAATAATGATCAAAGGCTCAATGATTTTACCTAGGTTATCGACCGTATTATCGACATCGCTCTCATATAAACTGGCAATCTTATTGAGCATGTCATCCAATGAACCAGATTCTTCGCCGATCATGACCATTTGTAGCATCAGTTCGGGAAACTCATTGCATTGGCGTAAAGACAGATACAGAGGCATGCCAGCAGCCGCGGCGGTATGGGCTTGTTCGACCGCTCGCTGAATATGTAAGTTCCCTGCTGTTTTTCCCGCGGATTGCAGCCCTGATAGCAAGGGAATACCCGCGGTAAAGGTGGTGGCGAGCGTTCGAGCAAATCGCGCAATGGTGGCTTTCATAAACACGGTGCCCAGAATGGGAAAGCGTAAGCTCCACCGACTGACGGTAAGTTGAATACGAGGGGACTTTTTATAACTGAAAGTGAATATGATGATCGCAGCAATTAAGGATACTGAAATAAGTAATCCATTGGAAGTGAGTAGATCTGAAGCCTTAATCACCTGGCGAGTAAACCAAGGTAACTGCGCACCAAAACTATGGAAGATGTCGGCAAATTGCGGGATCACAAACACCAGCATCATCACAGTGACGATAATGGCAGTTAGGGTCACCATGCCTGGATAAATCATGGCTTTAATCACTTTTTTGCGCATTGCCTCGTGCTTTTCCCTGTATGTGGCAAGGCGTTCAAATATTTGTCCTAAATGCCCCGTTTCTTCACCTGTTGCGATTAAATCACAATAAAAATTGTCAAATAAAGGCGAGCTGGTATGCAGTGCTTTTGACAGTGAAGCGCCTGCTTCGACTTG containing:
- the secA gene encoding preprotein translocase subunit SecA — encoded protein: MLSKLLTKIIGSRNDRTLRRLRKIVDQINKLEPQFDSLLDEELKAKTVEFRERIEQGENLDQLLPEAFATVREASKRVFGMRHFDVQLIGGMVLNNCQIAEMRTGEGKTLTATLPAYLNALTGKGVHIVTVNDYLAARDAETNRALFEFLGMTVGVNVPNMPPQAKKEAYQADVLYGTNNEFGFDYLRDNMAFRPEDRVQRERFFAVVDEVDSILIDEARTPLIISGPAEDSSELYTKINTLIPLLVKQDKEDSEEYRGDGHYTVDEKSKQAHLTETGQEFVEELLQKNGLMEEGDTLYSPANISLLHHVNAALRAHVLFERDVDYIVKDDEVIIVDEHTGRTMPGRRWSEGLHQAVEAKEGAKIQNENQTLASITFQNFFRLYEKLSGMTGTADTEAFEFKSIYNLETVVMPTNKPMIRDDMGDLVYMTEQEKFGAIAEDIKERVEKGQPVLVGTVSIEKSELLSNALKKEGIKHEVLNAKFHEKEADIVANAGQSGAVTIATNMAGRGTDIVLGGHWQSELAQIEEPTEAQIADIKAKWKVRHDAVLTSGGLHIIGTERHESRRIDNQLRGRSGRQGDAGSSRFYLSMEDGLMRIFASDRVSGMMKKLGMEEGEAIEHPWVTKAIENAQRKVEGRNFDIRKQLLEFDDVANDQRKVVYELRDELMNAEDISDMISQNHHDVLTSVFEQYVPAQSLEEMWDIQGLEERLKADFDLALPIQEWLDSEEKLYEEALRERIIEQAVAIYQQKEEVVGAPVLRNFEKTVMLQNLDMLWKEHLAAMDHLRQGIHLRGYAQKNPKQEYKRESFELFEEMLESLKSDVIAILSRVRVQQQEDVDRIEEERRQQAEELARRQQFQHQNAENQIADESTSDEEGAGTFQREERKVGRNEPCPCGSGKKYKQCHGKIN
- the mutT gene encoding 8-oxo-dGTP diphosphatase MutT yields the protein MDKQQLWISAGIILNAQQDKVFITQRAAKAHQGGFWEFAGGKVEQNETAEQAVIRELHEEVGIDVTELVHFLSLAHDYPDKSLKFDFFLVTDFVGDAYGKEGQPGKWVDISALNPNDFPEANAVVLDKLQLRVMS
- the yacG gene encoding DNA gyrase inhibitor YacG, encoding MSQPSAPTIVKCPSCKADVEWNEKSAYRPFCSKRCQLIDLGEWAEEEKAIPGAPDLSDSDGWSEDMNY
- the zapD gene encoding cell division protein ZapD; its protein translation is MQTNNFEHPLNEKVRIYLRLEYLIRQMQSSCQKTDHWQHQIFFRALFDLLEILEQIQLKAELAKDLTHQASKLKRWLDVPGVDQQALLTLLDKLELMQRQLMTASRLGQELRNDRFLCGIKQRFSIPGGSCCFDLPALHHWLHLPLVHKQSDMTNWLEAISEISNALLLWLRLTREQGQFQPQVARGGFFQHDADDACLLRIQICPSYGVYPMISGHRNRFSIRFIPFEDGAPIADTIEFKLAIC
- the coaE gene encoding dephospho-CoA kinase (Dephospho-CoA kinase (CoaE) performs the final step in coenzyme A biosynthesis.) translates to MTMVVGLTGGIGSGKTTVANLFAQYGIDLIDADVIAREVVEPGSEGLIAIELKLGADILLTDGQLNRSKLRELIFSQPRLKSWLDELLHPLIRQRMLTKIDNSQSAYCLLVIPLMVENNLQSLAHRLLVVDVEESVQIERTLQRDLVSEEQVKNILAAQASRKERNAAADDIISNNGDSSALPDKVAQLHHHYLELSQRYQ
- a CDS encoding prepilin peptidase — protein: MELLTYYPWLYPAFAALFGLLIGSFLNVVIYRLPIMMEREWKRDCIDCFPEFQQGDGTGEEKDKTAEKQPAFNLSVPRSRCPNCSELITAKDNIPIFSWLWLKGRCRHCQHPISARYPLVELLTAALTATVALLLPPSEWSIAVIFFTFTLIALTFIDIDKMLLPDQLTLPLMWAGLMLAVLGISPVSIEDALIGAMFGYLSLWSLYWCFKLLTGKEGMGYGDFKLLAALGAWLGWQSLPFVILLSSLIGAICGIILMKIQKSDTQAPFSFGPYLAMAGWVSMLWGTQIIDWYLTSYLGL